The stretch of DNA ATCCTTGGTGCCATGCAGACGCGGTCCATAGGCGACATTGTCGTAGATCGATTTGGGAAACGGATTCGATTTCTGAAACACCATGCCCACACGCTTCCTGAGATCGGTGACGTCGATAGCAGGATCGTAGATGTTCACCCCGTCCAGCTCAACGCGCCCTGTCGCGCGCGCCCCTTCTACCAAGTCGTTCATGCGATTCAGGCAGCGCAGGAGTGTGGATTTTCCGCACCCCGATGGACCGATGAAAGAGGTGACAGAATGGGCCCGTACCGTCAACGAGACATGAAAGAGGGCCTGCCGTTGGCCATAATAGAAGTCAAGATTGCGAATCAACACTTTTGCATCGACTGAGGCTCCATGCGGTTCGTGCGAACGGGTGAACCTTGGTTTGGGAACGGTCGGACGCACTGAATAAGTCGGCGCCGTCTGCGACAGACTACGAGTCGGGTTATCCATACAGGCCCTTTCTGTGATCATACTGCCGATGCGGTAAATTGTCGCCGTAATCGATTACGTAGCCGCACGGCCGCCCAATTCAGCAAGACGACCACGAGGATGAGAATCAGCGTGGTCATATAGACCATCGGCTTCGCCGCCTCGACGTTCGGGGATTGAAACCCCACATCGTAAATATGAAAGCCCAAGTGCATAAACTTCCGGTCGAGATGTAGAAACGGCAGGTACTCGTCCAGCGGAAGGGCAGGGGCCAATTTCACCACTCCGGTCAGCATCAACGGCGCCACTTCCCCGGCAGCTCTGGCCATCGCGAGAATCAGTCCCGTCAAAATTCCCGGCAACGCGCAGGGGAGAATCACATGCCGGAGTGTTTCAAATTTGGTGGCGCCTAGTCCGAGCGACCCTTCCCGAAAATCACGTGGGACCGCAGACAAGCCTTCCTCCGTCGCCACGATCACGACCGGAACCGTGAGCAGCGATAACGTCAGCGAGGCCCAGAGAATGCCACCCGTGCCGAAGGTGGGATTGGGCAATGCCTCGGGAAACAACCATTGATCGATTGTGCCCCCCAGCGCATAGACGAAAAAGGCGAGGCCGAACACGCCGAAGACGATGGATGGCACACCGGCCAGGTTGTTCACCGCAATCCGGACCAGCCTCACCAACGGCCCCTGCTTCGCATATTCCCGCAAATAGACGGCGGCCATCACCCCAAACGGCATGACCGCCATGGTCATGAGAAACACCATCAAGACGGTGCCGAAGATCGCCGGAAAGATACCACCTTCCGTATTGGCTTCACGTGGTTCGCTGGACACAAACAGCCACAGATTATGGACATAGGCCAGGAGCTTTTCAAACCAATGCATCGCGTTCGGCCGACTGACGTCCAACACCTGATCGAGAGAAAGCCGCACCGACCGGCCGGTGGAGAGCGTCAAGAACAAGACTTCCTGCCCGGCCTCCTTGTGCAGCCGCTCAAGTGCCTCAGTCTTGACAAGATAGTCCCGTTCCAACTCGGTCACCTGATCGAGAAGACGCCGGTCTTTGTCGGCATCGCCGGGGGCAAGCGGACCATTCAGCGTCAACGCCTGCCGGGCGAGTCTGGCCTTCTCAATCCGATAGTTGATGGATCCGATTTCCTCTCGCTCCAGATGTTCGATCCGCCGACGCAAGTGATTAGCCTGCTCCACCAACGTCACCACCGTCGACCAGGTGCTCCCGTGTTCACCGTCTGCCGCGTTTCCTTCCACGCCGACAGTGACGCGACCAAAGGCAGGTCCCCACTCACGCCGCTGAACAACGACTAAATCATCGGGTCGCGTGCTCGACACAATATCCGCTTCATTAATCCAGCGATATTCGGCTCCGAACACATCTCGGTTGCCGACCCGATACCGAAACCGACGCTGTCCGGCCGGCGAGTCCGGCGAGACCGAATTGGGGATGACTTCTTCTCCCACGACCTGACCGATCACGGTCTCTTGCGTCCTCAGCCTGGTCTCCTGCAATGCCCCTGGCCAGAACTGGCCCAACCCGTTGATCATAATCAGTGTCAGCATCCCGGCCACCATCAAGAGGCTGAGCGCCACACCGGAGGCCGTCATCCAGACGAACAGTTCCCCGCCTCGCCAGAAGTCCTTCATGCGTGTCGATCGTTCAACCATGGCTGTACTTATCCCGGAGCCGCTGACGAATCAGTTCCGCCAACGAATTGATAATAAACGTGACGATGAACAGGAGCAACGCGGCCAGGAACAATACCCGATAGAGACTACCGCCATGCGGAGCCTCCGGAATTTCCACGGCGATATTGGCTGACAGTGTCCGGAAACCGTTCGCCCAGTTCCAATCCAGAATGGGCGTGTTGCCCGTGGCCATCAGGACGATCATCGTTTCCCCGATCGCGCGCCCAAACCCGATCATCACGGCAGAGAATATTCCCGGGCTGGCAGACAACAACACCAGATGCAGCACCGTTTGCCAACGGGTCGCCCCGAGCGCGAGGGACCCGGCAATTTGGGTCTTCGGCACATTGGAGAGCGCTTCTTCGGCAATACTGTAGATCACCGGGACGATGGCGAACCCCATCACGATCCCGACGATCAGGGCGTTGCGTTGATCGTATTGAATGCCGAGCCGACTCGAGAGCCAGGCCTTGACGTTCCCGTCGAACCACCAGCCTTCGATAGTGGCATTGGCCCAAAGGCACCCGACAATCCCAAGGGCCAGGATAGGAAGCAGCAGCAAGGCTTCCTGACCGTGCGAGAAATGTCGTTTGACGGCGAGCGGACAGAGATACCAGGCGAACGAGGAGGCGACGACGAGCAGGGGCAACACCAGCGCCATAGCGGCGACCGCCGGGAGCATGCGTTCCAGGAGGGGAGCCAGCCAGAGCCCGGCGAGGAAGCCTAACACCACCGTCGGCAAGGCCGCCATGACTTCAATGATCGGTTTAATTTTTGCGCGCAGGTCCTGATGCATGAACTGCGCGGTGCACATCGCGGCCAGGATGGCGATCGGGACGGCGAGAAACAAGGCATACATCGTACCCTTGAGCGTCCCAAATGCCAGCGGAAGCAGGCTGAGTTTCGGCTCCACATCATCCGACCCGGAAGAGGATTGCCACACATACGCCGGGTAATCGTATCCCTCGTACCACACCTTGCCGAAGAGAGTGTCGAGCGTCACTTCAGCATAGGCTGTTTGCACCTGGTACAGAGACAGTTGTCCGGCTGCATCCAACGCGATCAACCCATCGCCTTTCGGCGCGAACCCCACGGCGCGGATCGGAAACTCACCGTTGGCCAGCCGCAACAACGTTTGAGAAGAGGTCGCATGGTGGAGAAAGAGGTTTCCCTTCGTATCTCCGGTCACAAACCCCTTGACCCGCTGAGACGGAGCAAAGGCAGTGATCGGGGCATTGTGAGAGCGGAAGCTATGGATTTGGGTCAGTCTCCAACCGGACGGAGCCTCGGCGCGTCGCACAAGCCCCCAGGTCGACACGGCACCGTCGGCAGATGTGACCACCAGGCTACGGTCTCCGCTCAGAAACCCCAACGTCGAAACGCCCGTCGAAGGCGCAGCGACCGCATAGGTGCCTCTCATCTCCGGCGACCCCGCCTCGGATAGGGCGACATGCACCACTTGCCCTTCCGATGTTCCCACGTACAGATTTTCAAGCAACACATCCAGGGCGAGAGCCGTGATCTTTCCTTCCGGTTGCGGAAGTTCCGTGATGATCGGATGGCTACCCGTCACATCATCCGCCGCGATGCGCACAAGGAGGAGCCGACCTCCCTCGGACAAGAGGGCCAGGAGGCTGCCTTGATCATTGGTCCGATAGGCCAGCTGGACGATGGGACCTTTCGTCAAGGCGATGGGTTGTCCGGCGCGAATGTGCGGACGCTTCCGTCGCTCGCCTTGCTCAGAAAAATCCGTCGTGATGCCGACTTTCAAGAACAGAACTTCCCCGTCGGCCGTGCCCACCGCCAACCGTGGAGTATTGCCGCCACCCGACGCCATCGCCGTAATCCGGCGGTCCTTCACCTGCGCCGGCATGTCCAATGGAATGGGTTGGCCGGATGCCAGATCGAAGAACTGGATGGCTCCCGAGGTGAACACCTGTGCAATCTCACGATGCTCATCGACCGCCACCTGAGCCGGGCCTCCGTCCTCAAGCAGGGCAGGGACACTCAGGCGTTGCGTCAGCTTCGCGCTCGGCGCGGTGAACAACGGGGTGACTTCACGAAACAGAAAGAAAAATATCCCGAGAATGCTGACAATGGTCGCCAGTCCGCCGACGGTAATCACGGCTCGCGCGAGCCGGTCGATCAGGTCTCGCAGATGAACAGGCTTCAACAGTGACCGGAATCGATCCATCATCATTACCGAATCTGGCTCAGCTGCTTCTCAGCCAAGGTGGCATCAACCGGGAAATAGCCATCTCTCAGCACGTCGGATTGCCCTTCTTTGCTATACACGTAGGCCAGAAACTCCTTGACGATGGGCGAGAGTGGTTTTCCCGGGGCCTGATTCACATAGATGTACAAGTAGCGCCACAGCGGATACGTGCCGTTCTTCGTATTCGCCTGAGTAGGCTCGATGAACGGTTGGCCCGGCTTCGCCGCCAGCGGAACCATTCTGACTCCGGATGTGCTATAGCCGATTCCGCTGTACCCGATGCCGTAACGGTCTTCATTGATGCCCTGGACCACCGAAGCTGAGCCCGGTTGTTCCTTCACTTGATCTTTAAAGTCGCCGTTTTTTAGTGCATGTTCCTTGAAGAATCCGTACGTGCCGGACGCAGAATTGCGGCCGTAGAGGCTGATGGGCGCAGCGCCCCAGTCGCCGGTCAATCCGAGCTGCCCCCACTTGTTCAGGTCGACGGCATGGCCCTGCCTCCGGGACTTGGAAAACAACGCATCCACTTCAGGCACTGTCAGTCCCTTGAGCGGATTATCTTTGTTGATGAAGAGCGCGAGGGCATCGACCGCGACGGGATACGGTGTCGGCGGGTAGCCGAACTTCGCTTCAAACGCATCGATCTCGCTCGATTTCATCGTCCGCGACATCGGACCAAGTTGAGCGGTATTTTCAATGAGAGCGGGTGGGGCTGTGCTGGAACCTTTGCCCTCGACCTGAATTTTCACATTGGGATATTGCTTCCGAAATCCTTCGGCCCACAGCGTGATCAAATTGTTTAGGGTATCTGAACCGATGCTGTTGATGGCGCCGGAAATGCCACTGACCTTACTATAAGACTTGAGTCCCTCATCGACTTTTCCCTGCTCGACGGCGGCGACAGGCTCAGCAGCACTGGCACTCCAGAGATTGGTCGTCATGAATGGACCCAATACGGTGAGTGTGACACCCATACAGACTCGACCAGGGGATAGAAACATCTCTGCACTCCTCCCTACAAAGGGTTCATCGCCTATCACGAACGCGACCGATAGCATAGGGGCATGTCGTTGCCCCTCGTTCAGAACCGTGTTAACGCCGTGTTAACTCTTTCTGACCTCCCCCGCCTCACAACGGCCGACGATCTGGACCATAGGCAGATGAACGTATGGTGCAGGTGAGATCGGCGCAGTTAACGATTCTGTAACGCGACAGAAACGCGACCGTGATGGATGGCTGATAGACCTCGGCCAGTAGATCCGTTCATTGCCAGTAGATCCGTTCATTGATTGCGATCATTCGAGATGGTGAGGGAGGAGGCTGTATGAATCTCCGTCGGCGACAAACCATGACCGCGTGTCTGGCCGGAATCTGCCTGTGGAGTGTGGGCGCTCTGGCCTGGGCGGCTGAGAACAGCGTCCTATCGAAAACTCCAGAGCCTGTCTCAACCGTTGCATCAGCGGAGGCTGCGCCCTCTGCGCCTCCCGTATCCCCGGGGGCGACGGTCTTGCCCCCGGGCGGCACCTCCATCGAAGATCTTTTGCTTCAAAAGGGCAGCATTACGATGGATGAGTGGATTCAGATCCGCGCGGAACAGGAATACAGCGGAGCGGAGAGTGCGAGACGAATCGATGCGATTGAAGACTGGAAAACCAGAACTGAGCTCTTGCCGATGTTGCGGGATAAGGTGAACTTCGGGCTGAACGCGCTGCAGTTTCTCTACAGCCACCAGGACGCACATGTCCCGGAAGGCAAGAGCCAGGACAATTTCTCGATTCGGCGATCCGAGCTGTTATTCTGGGGGAGGATCAGCGATACCTTACCTCGTTGGCATGCTCTCATGGAGTTTCAGAGCATTAACTTCGGACGTGAAACCCCTGCGGGAGGCAGCGGCGCCGCGACAGGGCAGCCGATTGCCGCCACCTTTTTTCGGGAATCATATATCGACTTTCGTCCCTTCCAATCCTGGGCGCCCTATATGAACTTCATTCGTATGGGCATTTTCCGGATGCCCTTTGGCATATTCACGGAGACGTCCGGCGGTCTCCGCGACATCATCAGTTCCCCGTACCTCACCTCGGTGGGTAGCGGCAACGGCAACCGGACCGGATCGGCAGGCAGCATCGATTTCCTGCAGGAACGGGATTTCTTCGTCGATGTCCGCGGAAAACTCTTCAATCGGCTTGAGTACGTGGCCGGCATCATGAACAACAACAACTTCCATGCGAATGCGACGGGAGCCAACGCCCCGAAGAGCTTCTACACCCGTGTTCGCCTCTTCGGTACGGACGTGTCCTGGATCAGCTTTACCACCATTCAGGGGGAATCGAACAACGCCAACACCAATATCAACGGGCGAGGCAAGGGAGCCTTCGATCGGTACGGGCTCGATTTTCGCTATACCTCGAAAATCATTCCTGGCTTCCTGGTGCAGGGCGAATGGTGGCAAGGACATGATGGGTCCAACCAGACGACGGTCGGCCGGCCGGCCAACGGAGCCTGCCTCGATCAATCGCTCTGCGGAGGATCCGGCGCACCCGGCGCCCAACGACGTACCTGGTACGTACTGGCAAAATATTTGATTTCCGACGGTCCCTTGCAAAACTGGGAACCGACCGTCATGTACGAACAATTCGACCCCAGCACCAGCATGTCCAACGACCTGTACACGAGAACCATTCTTGGCCTCACGTATTACTTTGAAAATTTTCCTCCGAAAGTTCAATCTAAGATTCAGTTCAATTATGAATTCAGGCACCACCAGGGAAACGGGCCGGGCGTGGCGTACGATACGACCTTCGATGCCTTCGCGCAGAATGCATTCCTCGTCCAATTCCAGATCCGATTCATGTAGTGTGCGGACTGGCCGAATCCACGATCAGTTCCCTGCGGTTGCAACTCGGCAGGGCAAGGAGTAAGGAGGAGAGTCATGACTCGTTACGGTGGAAGCGTGCTCCTGGTCATCGGGCTTGCGCTGGCGGCCTGTGGACCGCCTCAGATTTTTCCACGCGCCCTCATGGACGGCGTGGAAACAAACTTCGATTTCACCGCTTGGCGTAACGTGCCGAATGCCCAAACCGACCGGAAGGTTCAACTCGGTGGACGCATTGTGCAAACCAATAGGGAGAAGGACGGACTCGTGATCATCGTCACCCAGTTGCCGATTGTCGAACAGCCGGCCTATGGGCCGAAGGATAATCGCAAGCGTTCCGGTGAGTTTGCCGTTGTGTACCCAGGCGCCCTCGATCCTAAATGGCTGGCACCGGGACATCGGCTGGTTGTCATCGGCACAACCGCGCAAGCCAAGGCGGTCATGGTGGACGACGTGCAGCGCAGTTTGCCTTCTCTGATCGCCGAATGTGTGCACGTGTGGAGAACTGCAGGACGGGAGATCTCCGACTTTCCCTACAATACCGGCGGCGGTTATGAGCCATTGGGGGAAGAAACTCACTGTGCCCCCTGAGCCCACGAAGAGTGGGCGCTGCCTATGAAGATGTCGAGACGACGCCTCGGATATTGTCTGCTCCCGATTCTGCTGGCCGGAACCATCGGCTGCACCCACGAAGCCACCTTCGTCCGGGAGACAGATCAGGGCGGCCTCGTCTCCTATCCGTTCCAAAGCGATGCCGAAGTCCTCGCCTCCTCAGGCCGCCGCGACGCGATCCAACGGATGGCCGAGAAATGTCCGAAGGGCTCGCGCATCGTGCGGGAGGGAGAACTTCCCAAAGTGAGTAAGGCTGCCGATCGAGCGTGGCGGGGCCAGATGGGGATGGACCGCCTGTGGGGAATTGAATTCGTATGCGGGTAATCGAGGGCCGACGCAGTCGCATCCGGATTACGTGGAGTCTCGCCATTGCCATAGGAGGCGGTGTTCTTCTGCTCGCGGGTTGTCAATTGTTCGACAACCAACGACTCCTCTTCGATGAACGTGGTGTGAGAATCGGCATTGAGAACGATCCATCCGTGCACCGTGCGTCCCCGCCCACGTTGAACGAGCATCCGGGACACCTGACCCCTGAAGAGATTCAGGCCTTGCTGGGAGCCGTTCGTGTCAGCGGATGGAGCGGCACCGTCGTCGGCTGGTTCGACCAACCCAGGCCTATTCCACTCTTTGATGAGGCAGATCTTCAGGCCATTGCCAGGCCGATCTCCGACGCCGTGCAACAAGCCTCACCTACCGAACGCATCGTATTTTCTCTTTCGAATCCACAATCCGCGTATGGCGATGCAACCACCGGAGCGCTGTTCCTCCGGCATGCACTTCTGCACCTGGTTGTCACCGATCATAAAGCCTTCCCTCGAGCGGACACCGCAGGGGGAGATGAAAAGGACCTTCGGGACACGAAAGGGATGATCTTGAGTCTCCCGCGTCCTTATCAAGCCGCGGTGCTTCGCGATGCAGACGAACCGGACTGGGCGCCATTTGAACGAGTGCATCTCTCGATGCAAGTGAAGGAGATGCTGGCTCAAGCGAACCGAAGCGTGACTGGCGCGGGAGCAATCCCCGAACAGGCTCAGGTGCAGATGAAGTCTCAGCCTGCCCTGGCAAGCGAGCCAACCACGGCTTCACAGGAGCTCCGACTGCAGATCCGCGAATTGACCCAGTCGAATCTCGATCTCCGCGATCGACTCAATCAGCAAACCGAACAGCTGCAAGAATTGAAGGAGGAACTGACCAAGATGCGTCGAGAGTCGGAGGGCGCCAAATCGAAACGGTCTCCATCCAGAAAACCAGCCACGCCATGAACCTTGCGGAAGTAGATCCGCTCAGCCGACCTATTCTTTTCCTGCTGCAGGGGGATGCGGGGTAAATCCCAGGGCAACCGACAACTTTTCCACCTGATCGAGCGGTAGGGGATAGAAACCGGCTCGCGCCACAGACTCCTGTCCTTCCCGGCTCTTGACGAACTCCAGGAATTCCTGCACCGCCGGCGATAATGGCGTGCCAGGTTCCTTATTGAGATACAAGTAGAGGAGGCGGCGAAGAGGGTAGCTCTGATCGGCGACGGTGGCGGCCGACGGAGTAATCAACGGCATGCCCTCGCTTTCAGCCAACGGCAGGATCCGCACGCTGGAGGCCTGGAGCCCGATCCCGCTATACCCGATGCCCAACTGATCCCGACTCAGCGCCAGAATCACCGACGCCGCTCCCGGCTCCTCATGCAGGGTCGGCTTGAACTCTCCGCCGGCTAACACATGTTCCTGAAAAAACGCTCTGGTGCCAGACTTGCGATCTCGTCCATAGGATTGGATCGGAGCCGTCTCCCAACCATGGTCGAGGCCTAAGTCGCCCCACACCCTGATATCGTGTTTATACCCGCGTTGGCGAGCCGTCGAAAAAATGGCATCTGCCTGGTCCAGCGTCAACCCGGTCAGTGGATTGTCTTTGTGCACGTATAAGGCGACGGCATCGATTGCAATTGGAACGGCCAGAGGCTCGTAGCCTCGCGCCGAGGAGAATTTCTGTTTCTCCGCATCCAACAACTCCCGGGAACTGCTCACCAACAGGATTTGTTTCGCCCGCTCCTCTTTCACGACGATCCGGCCAGGCTGAGGAGGTTCGATAAACTCCGCAATCGCCTTGGCAGATCCGCCCGCCTTCAGGTCGATGGTGATCTTGGGTTGCCGAGATTGAAAGTCACTGACAAGCCGGCGCATCAGCGCATGCATGGTGTCGGATCCTTGGACGCGAAACCCACCCACCACTTGAGATTTCGGGCTATATCGCTCGAGGCCGGGATCAACCATGACCCCCGCGAACGGTCCGCTTTGCTCTGCCTGAGTCGGATGGAACCCGCCCAGCACCAGCAACATTGCAGCGCACACTATCCGGATCCCGGACATCGTCCGCCTCGAAAACGGAGTCTGCAGTCTGTTGTCGGAAGAGACCATTTCCTGCCTCCTATCAATCGAGCCATCGAAACAATTTATATGTCGCCCAAACGGTAAACCCATCAGATTGCCGCAGGAACACGGTCATGTTAGGGAATTGTTAACTTTCCCTCCCTGGTCTCAAGTTACACAAGTTAACAGCACGGTAAAACTCGCGAGAAAGAACGGAAACATCTCCGCCCTACCATTGCGACCAATGACCACGTCGATCGTCCAAATCATTGAAGACGAGCCGCTCCACGCCGACCTGTTGGACCGCGCCTTGCGTCAGGCTCACTTCGCCACGACGCTTGCGAAGGATGGCGAGAGCGGTTGGAGGGATGCGCAACGACTGCAGCCCTCGTTGATTCTCCTCGACCTCATGTTGCCGGGGCTGAGCGGCCATGAAGTCTGCCGGTTGGTCCGACGTACGCCTACGACGCGCCATATCCCCATCATCATGCTGACGGCCGTCGGGTCAGAAGCAGACCGCATTGCCGGCCTTGAGATGGGAGCAGACGACTACGTGGTGAAGCCGTTCAGCCCGAGGGAGGTCGTGTCCCGCGTTCAGGCTGTGCTGCGCAGGGTTAATGAGACACGTCGTGAGGACCCTGTTCTGTTTTCCGATACCTCCATCACAATGGAAGGGCCTTACTTCGTCCTAACCTTGCAGCAACGGCAAATCACCGTCTCGAGCACGGAACTGAAGCTGCTTCAGTACCTGGTGACTCGAGATGGGGAATTAGTGCGCGACGATGAATTGTTGACGCTTCCAGGCGAGGAGTTCGGGAACACGAGCAGAGAGGAACTGGATCACCGTGTGCGTTTTCTCCGACGAAAACTGGAAAACAGCGGGACGGGATCGATTGAGATTTTACCGGGGTCTCGTTATCGCTTCCTGGCCCATCCGAGGCCGACCTGAGACTTCCGGCAGGACTACCGCCTCATTCGGAACGCTGCGGTACTCAACCACGACCATTCGGCAGGGCCAGGCTCTCCCAAGATGTCAGTTGAGACCCGTCACACGTGGATCAACCGGCGCAGGCTAAGACCCGCGCCTTCGACCTGATCCGTTCGATCTCATACTCGAAGCCTCTTCGAAGCAGGATGATCTCTCCGCGCCGGCTCAGCTCGTCGACGGTCTTAAAGACCTGGTTCCAGCTGAGCTCCGGCAGCAGGGTCACGACCTGCTCCAGCGTTAGCGATCTTCGATCGTGTAACAAGTCGAGAATGAGTCCGTCGCTGCATTGAGAAGTAGACGGGGAGACCATAGCAAATCCTCCTGGGTGAAAGTTCTGGTCTTTCGCCACTGCACACTCACGCGAAGGTCGGGTACACAGGCTTCCATAACCTCCACAGTCCTCCTTGCCTGTGTCTTTGGCATCAGCGCCGGATAAAGTTTGGGTAAATTTATGCCGCACGTCTATGCCGCTAAAAGCCTTCTCGGCTCGCCGTGAATTCCTTGCTGCTTCCGTCGCCCTGCGCGGGCGAGCAACGCACCGCCACCACTCGAATAGCTCCGAGTGCCAGGAGAATGGCCCCGAGCGAAAGCAGCTTGGCCTGATCGGCCTCCTTGAACCAGAGAGAAATGATTTCCGTCAGCATGACCACCAAGATCGTATCGACGATAAAGGTAACTTTGACGCGGCCTTCGGAGAAATAGGTCAACGTGGTCTTGAAGACTTCCACCACCGCGAGAAGGATCAATGTATCCACGATAATCTGGCGCAGACCGATTTCAACCGGCAGATCAAACAACAGCCGGATGTCCAGGAAGGTCTTGATCACCCCGCCGGTCAGGGCGATGAGGATCGTCAGAATGAGCAGACTGAGGACCGCCTTGATCCCTTTCATCCAGAGTTCGGTGAGGTCGGTGTCGATGGCCCGCCCGATCAGATCGGAGAACCGGTGAGCACGAGGCTCAAAATTCATAAACATCATGTTTCACACTCCTTGATTGGGAGGGCACGTTTCCTCTCAACGGCACGGTTCGACTACTCATGCTTGATCATGATGGACCACAACCCTAGAAAGAGGCCGACCAGCAAGATCATGGCAAGGTGGAAGGTGTCAGTTGAGAATTGTGATGTCATGAGGTCGGCAGCCTGCATCAAGAGCCCTCCTGCTTAGAGAGAAGAATGTCACTCATCAAGGTGTCGTACCTGATCGACTA from Nitrospira sp. encodes:
- the pstB gene encoding phosphate ABC transporter ATP-binding protein PstB, whose product is MDNPTRSLSQTAPTYSVRPTVPKPRFTRSHEPHGASVDAKVLIRNLDFYYGQRQALFHVSLTVRAHSVTSFIGPSGCGKSTLLRCLNRMNDLVEGARATGRVELDGVNIYDPAIDVTDLRKRVGMVFQKSNPFPKSIYDNVAYGPRLHGTKDKRSLDELVQHSLHGAGLWDEVKDRLTQSALGLSGGQQQRLCIARALAVQPDVILMDEPCSALDPIATGKIEELIYTLKDTYTVVIVTHNMQQAARVSDQCGFFLMGELVEFGDTKTIFTTPHDKRTEDYITGRFG
- the pstA gene encoding phosphate ABC transporter permease PstA, with the protein product MVERSTRMKDFWRGGELFVWMTASGVALSLLMVAGMLTLIMINGLGQFWPGALQETRLRTQETVIGQVVGEEVIPNSVSPDSPAGQRRFRYRVGNRDVFGAEYRWINEADIVSSTRPDDLVVVQRREWGPAFGRVTVGVEGNAADGEHGSTWSTVVTLVEQANHLRRRIEHLEREEIGSINYRIEKARLARQALTLNGPLAPGDADKDRRLLDQVTELERDYLVKTEALERLHKEAGQEVLFLTLSTGRSVRLSLDQVLDVSRPNAMHWFEKLLAYVHNLWLFVSSEPREANTEGGIFPAIFGTVLMVFLMTMAVMPFGVMAAVYLREYAKQGPLVRLVRIAVNNLAGVPSIVFGVFGLAFFVYALGGTIDQWLFPEALPNPTFGTGGILWASLTLSLLTVPVVIVATEEGLSAVPRDFREGSLGLGATKFETLRHVILPCALPGILTGLILAMARAAGEVAPLMLTGVVKLAPALPLDEYLPFLHLDRKFMHLGFHIYDVGFQSPNVEAAKPMVYMTTLILILVVVLLNWAAVRLRNRLRRQFTASAV
- a CDS encoding ABC transporter permease subunit, which translates into the protein MMMDRFRSLLKPVHLRDLIDRLARAVITVGGLATIVSILGIFFFLFREVTPLFTAPSAKLTQRLSVPALLEDGGPAQVAVDEHREIAQVFTSGAIQFFDLASGQPIPLDMPAQVKDRRITAMASGGGNTPRLAVGTADGEVLFLKVGITTDFSEQGERRKRPHIRAGQPIALTKGPIVQLAYRTNDQGSLLALLSEGGRLLLVRIAADDVTGSHPIITELPQPEGKITALALDVLLENLYVGTSEGQVVHVALSEAGSPEMRGTYAVAAPSTGVSTLGFLSGDRSLVVTSADGAVSTWGLVRRAEAPSGWRLTQIHSFRSHNAPITAFAPSQRVKGFVTGDTKGNLFLHHATSSQTLLRLANGEFPIRAVGFAPKGDGLIALDAAGQLSLYQVQTAYAEVTLDTLFGKVWYEGYDYPAYVWQSSSGSDDVEPKLSLLPLAFGTLKGTMYALFLAVPIAILAAMCTAQFMHQDLRAKIKPIIEVMAALPTVVLGFLAGLWLAPLLERMLPAVAAMALVLPLLVVASSFAWYLCPLAVKRHFSHGQEALLLLPILALGIVGCLWANATIEGWWFDGNVKAWLSSRLGIQYDQRNALIVGIVMGFAIVPVIYSIAEEALSNVPKTQIAGSLALGATRWQTVLHLVLLSASPGIFSAVMIGFGRAIGETMIVLMATGNTPILDWNWANGFRTLSANIAVEIPEAPHGGSLYRVLFLAALLLFIVTFIINSLAELIRQRLRDKYSHG
- a CDS encoding phosphate ABC transporter substrate-binding protein, with protein sequence MGVTLTVLGPFMTTNLWSASAAEPVAAVEQGKVDEGLKSYSKVSGISGAINSIGSDTLNNLITLWAEGFRKQYPNVKIQVEGKGSSTAPPALIENTAQLGPMSRTMKSSEIDAFEAKFGYPPTPYPVAVDALALFINKDNPLKGLTVPEVDALFSKSRRQGHAVDLNKWGQLGLTGDWGAAPISLYGRNSASGTYGFFKEHALKNGDFKDQVKEQPGSASVVQGINEDRYGIGYSGIGYSTSGVRMVPLAAKPGQPFIEPTQANTKNGTYPLWRYLYIYVNQAPGKPLSPIVKEFLAYVYSKEGQSDVLRDGYFPVDATLAEKQLSQIR
- a CDS encoding Slp family lipoprotein gives rise to the protein MTRYGGSVLLVIGLALAACGPPQIFPRALMDGVETNFDFTAWRNVPNAQTDRKVQLGGRIVQTNREKDGLVIIVTQLPIVEQPAYGPKDNRKRSGEFAVVYPGALDPKWLAPGHRLVVIGTTAQAKAVMVDDVQRSLPSLIAECVHVWRTAGREISDFPYNTGGGYEPLGEETHCAP
- a CDS encoding substrate-binding domain-containing protein, which produces MLLVLGGFHPTQAEQSGPFAGVMVDPGLERYSPKSQVVGGFRVQGSDTMHALMRRLVSDFQSRQPKITIDLKAGGSAKAIAEFIEPPQPGRIVVKEERAKQILLVSSSRELLDAEKQKFSSARGYEPLAVPIAIDAVALYVHKDNPLTGLTLDQADAIFSTARQRGYKHDIRVWGDLGLDHGWETAPIQSYGRDRKSGTRAFFQEHVLAGGEFKPTLHEEPGAASVILALSRDQLGIGYSGIGLQASSVRILPLAESEGMPLITPSAATVADQSYPLRRLLYLYLNKEPGTPLSPAVQEFLEFVKSREGQESVARAGFYPLPLDQVEKLSVALGFTPHPPAAGKE
- a CDS encoding response regulator transcription factor, which codes for MTTSIVQIIEDEPLHADLLDRALRQAHFATTLAKDGESGWRDAQRLQPSLILLDLMLPGLSGHEVCRLVRRTPTTRHIPIIMLTAVGSEADRIAGLEMGADDYVVKPFSPREVVSRVQAVLRRVNETRREDPVLFSDTSITMEGPYFVLTLQQRQITVSSTELKLLQYLVTRDGELVRDDELLTLPGEEFGNTSREELDHRVRFLRRKLENSGTGSIEILPGSRYRFLAHPRPT
- a CDS encoding phosphate-starvation-inducible PsiE family protein, which produces MMFMNFEPRAHRFSDLIGRAIDTDLTELWMKGIKAVLSLLILTILIALTGGVIKTFLDIRLLFDLPVEIGLRQIIVDTLILLAVVEVFKTTLTYFSEGRVKVTFIVDTILVVMLTEIISLWFKEADQAKLLSLGAILLALGAIRVVAVRCSPAQGDGSSKEFTASREGF